A stretch of the Natribaculum luteum genome encodes the following:
- a CDS encoding ABC transporter ATP-binding protein: MSQYDVQLSNITKRFGDVVAVDDLSLEIEQGEFLTLLGPSGCGKTTTLRCIAGFETPTEGDVHIRDQRVNTVPPFERDTSMVFQSYALFPHMTVGENVAFGLERQGLPDSHATDGGTVTRSGGLREALGGLIDRHGREEIDARVANVLELVEMPGYEDRAISELSGGQQQRVALARAIVTEPAVLLLDEPLGALDLKLRKSMQVELKNLQEDLGVTFVYVTHDQEEALTMSDQIAVMNDGQIEQLGTATEIYEQPETEFVADFIGETNLVRGSYRETDDSAVIATDGLEFAVSRDTEATDADDASFAIRPEKIRLGADAQGQDNEFQGEVVDEIYKGNLGKFVVRLENGHQLTVDMQIRDQGVYRSTGETIRVGWSRENAVVLTR; the protein is encoded by the coding sequence ATGAGCCAGTACGACGTTCAACTGTCGAACATCACGAAGCGATTCGGCGACGTCGTCGCCGTCGACGACCTCTCGTTAGAGATCGAGCAGGGCGAGTTTCTCACGCTGCTCGGGCCCAGCGGCTGTGGCAAGACGACGACGTTGCGCTGTATCGCGGGATTCGAGACGCCGACGGAAGGCGACGTCCACATACGAGACCAGCGCGTCAACACCGTGCCGCCGTTCGAACGCGACACGAGCATGGTCTTCCAGTCGTACGCGCTCTTTCCGCACATGACCGTCGGCGAAAACGTCGCCTTCGGGCTCGAGCGCCAGGGGCTACCGGACTCCCACGCGACCGACGGCGGGACGGTCACTCGATCGGGCGGGCTGCGCGAGGCCCTCGGCGGGCTGATCGATCGTCACGGCCGCGAGGAGATCGACGCACGTGTCGCGAACGTGCTCGAGCTCGTCGAGATGCCCGGCTACGAAGACAGGGCGATCAGCGAGCTCTCGGGCGGCCAGCAACAGCGGGTCGCGCTCGCGAGAGCGATCGTGACCGAGCCGGCCGTGTTGTTGCTCGACGAACCGCTCGGTGCCCTCGACCTCAAACTGCGAAAGAGCATGCAAGTCGAGTTGAAGAACCTCCAGGAAGACCTCGGCGTCACGTTCGTGTACGTCACGCACGACCAGGAGGAGGCGCTGACGATGAGCGACCAGATTGCGGTGATGAACGACGGTCAGATCGAGCAACTCGGCACCGCGACCGAAATCTACGAACAGCCCGAGACGGAGTTCGTCGCGGACTTCATCGGCGAGACGAACCTCGTCCGCGGTAGCTACCGCGAAACCGACGACAGTGCGGTGATCGCGACCGACGGTCTCGAGTTCGCCGTCTCCCGCGACACCGAAGCCACCGACGCGGACGACGCATCGTTCGCGATCCGGCCGGAGAAGATTCGTCTCGGTGCCGACGCCCAAGGGCAGGACAACGAATTCCAGGGTGAGGTCGTCGACGAGATCTACAAGGGGAACCTCGGAAAGTTCGTCGTCCGCCTCGAGAACGGCCACCAGCTAACGGTCGACATGCAGATCCGCGACCAGGGCGTGTACCGATCGACGGGGGAGACGATCCGCGTCGGCTGGTCTCGCGAGAACGCAGTCGTCCTCACCCGGTAG
- a CDS encoding polyamine ABC transporter substrate-binding protein — MHQDRRTVLKSAGELAAVGLTGLAGCLGGDSDGNNTSSADIDIDNPEDSLNIFQWGDYWPDGFVQTFEEEYDVDVNVSNFASNEEMFNSLQAGGTDQYDLIFPSDYMVNILHEQDMIQPLDLDALSNFDNLSERFQDAPYDPGSERYSAPYQWGTTGIGWNENMIGEVEIDSWDALWNDDWAGQMTMLNDMRETMGVALKRLGYSLNTTDEDEIQEAKEILIQQKDLLRAYDSTNFDTNLINEQNSPLHGWSGEIFIAYWETYDEDEDYSPVNYVIPSEGGVVWIDTAAVTAEARHPNAAHAFINYFLDAENGAEVTNYTYYGSPNEAAGEYIYDEILEDESIYPDDETMEKLEFIENIGQATQTYDQAWTEIQNA; from the coding sequence ATGCATCAGGACAGACGAACCGTTCTCAAGTCGGCCGGCGAGCTCGCAGCAGTCGGACTCACTGGCCTCGCCGGCTGTCTCGGCGGCGACAGTGACGGGAACAATACTAGCAGTGCAGACATCGACATCGACAATCCCGAAGACAGCCTCAACATCTTCCAGTGGGGAGATTACTGGCCGGACGGCTTCGTGCAGACGTTCGAGGAGGAGTACGACGTCGACGTCAACGTCTCGAACTTCGCGTCGAACGAGGAGATGTTCAACAGCCTGCAGGCGGGTGGGACCGACCAGTACGACCTCATCTTCCCGAGTGACTACATGGTCAACATCCTCCACGAGCAGGACATGATCCAGCCCCTCGATCTCGACGCGCTGTCGAACTTCGATAATCTTTCGGAGAGGTTCCAGGATGCCCCGTACGATCCTGGCTCGGAGCGATACTCCGCCCCCTATCAGTGGGGAACCACCGGAATCGGATGGAACGAGAACATGATCGGCGAGGTCGAAATCGACTCCTGGGACGCACTCTGGAACGACGATTGGGCGGGCCAGATGACGATGCTCAACGACATGCGCGAGACAATGGGCGTCGCGCTCAAACGGCTCGGATACTCGTTGAACACCACCGACGAGGACGAGATCCAGGAGGCCAAAGAAATACTCATCCAGCAGAAAGACCTCCTTCGCGCGTACGACTCGACGAACTTCGATACGAACCTCATCAACGAGCAGAACAGTCCCCTTCACGGCTGGTCCGGTGAGATCTTCATCGCCTACTGGGAGACGTACGACGAGGACGAGGACTACTCCCCAGTCAACTACGTCATCCCCTCCGAAGGTGGCGTCGTCTGGATCGATACGGCTGCCGTGACCGCAGAGGCGCGTCACCCGAACGCCGCACACGCGTTCATCAACTACTTCCTCGACGCCGAAAACGGCGCCGAGGTCACGAACTACACGTACTACGGCAGTCCGAACGAAGCTGCAGGAGAGTACATCTACGACGAGATCCTCGAGGACGAGTCGATCTACCCGGACGACGAAACGATGGAGAAACTCGAGTTCATCGAGAACATCGGACAGGCGACGCAAACGTACGACCAGGCCTGGACCGAGATCCAGAACGCGTGA
- a CDS encoding ABC transporter permease, which produces MSLADGPSFLQRVRRARSRVFEYGTVALAFQALLVYLFLYVPIAVVIALSFNDSRHAVVWQGLTTEWYEALLAGETIARVNPDAAFQSLVYSIEIAAVTVLVSAVFGTMLAFALDRYDFPGKGLFVGLVYMPIIIPSIVMGISLLLFFNIVGMTLGIQTAMIAHIAFGISFVAVVVAARLQSFDQTLEEAAMDLGANELETFRYVTFPVIKPGVIAGSLLAFAMSFDDFVVTFFVIGRDNTLPIFFFSMVRQGISPGVNVIASLILIVTLLVVALAQWIEGPVW; this is translated from the coding sequence GTGAGTCTCGCTGACGGCCCATCGTTCCTACAGCGCGTGCGTCGGGCGCGCTCTCGCGTCTTTGAGTACGGCACTGTCGCGCTCGCTTTCCAGGCGTTGCTCGTCTACCTGTTCCTGTACGTTCCGATCGCCGTCGTCATCGCGCTCTCGTTCAACGACTCCCGACACGCCGTCGTCTGGCAAGGGCTCACGACCGAGTGGTACGAGGCCCTGCTCGCCGGCGAAACCATCGCGCGAGTCAATCCCGACGCCGCGTTCCAGTCGCTCGTGTACTCGATCGAGATCGCCGCCGTGACGGTTCTGGTCAGCGCCGTCTTCGGAACGATGCTCGCGTTCGCGCTAGATCGGTACGACTTCCCCGGCAAGGGGCTGTTCGTCGGACTCGTCTACATGCCGATCATCATCCCGAGCATCGTGATGGGGATCTCGTTACTGCTGTTCTTCAACATCGTCGGCATGACCCTGGGGATCCAGACGGCGATGATCGCCCACATCGCGTTCGGGATCAGCTTCGTCGCCGTCGTCGTCGCCGCCAGACTCCAGTCGTTCGACCAGACGCTCGAGGAGGCCGCGATGGACCTCGGCGCGAACGAACTGGAAACGTTCCGATACGTGACGTTCCCGGTGATCAAACCGGGCGTGATCGCCGGCTCGTTGCTCGCGTTCGCGATGAGCTTCGACGACTTCGTCGTCACGTTCTTCGTCATCGGTCGGGATAACACGCTTCCGATCTTCTTCTTCTCGATGGTCAGGCAGGGAATCTCGCCGGGCGTGAACGTTATCGCGTCGCTCATTCTCATCGTGACGCTACTCGTCGTTGCACTCGCACAGTGGATCGAAGGGCCAGTCTGGTAA
- a CDS encoding ABC transporter permease produces the protein MGNEHSVDGGESPVRRAIRTVRRNQWTGLVVNITPSAFWLTVFFLIPLGVMFYYSFGQRGAFGEVLLGPGNVGLQQYKLFFVPQDASILQAIWWTISWMVDSVVPFELGLAAGEPTPYVQLTIKSIAYGLVTTLVSLAIGYPTAYYIAHVAPARYQSLLLVLVILPFWASYLVRVYAIQILLARNSILMNALGVLPFFEAGQSLMNTRFAVLLGLTYIWIPFMILPVYASIEQIDFTLKEAAMDLGADRFEAFRRVIFPLSMPGVVAGSILVFIPTTGAYVIPELLGGTQSQMIGNFIANQFGSAGNWPLGSAGSFILMGIMLAAIAIYQRYGEGDLA, from the coding sequence ATGGGAAATGAGCACAGTGTTGATGGTGGCGAATCGCCTGTCCGTCGGGCAATACGGACCGTCCGCCGGAATCAGTGGACCGGACTGGTGGTGAACATCACACCGAGTGCGTTCTGGTTAACAGTGTTTTTCCTGATCCCGCTGGGCGTGATGTTCTACTACAGCTTCGGCCAGCGCGGCGCGTTCGGGGAGGTGCTGTTGGGCCCGGGCAACGTCGGTCTCCAGCAGTACAAGCTCTTCTTCGTGCCACAGGACGCGTCGATTCTGCAGGCGATCTGGTGGACGATCTCCTGGATGGTCGACAGCGTGGTTCCCTTCGAACTCGGTCTCGCTGCTGGGGAACCGACGCCGTACGTCCAACTCACGATCAAGAGCATCGCGTACGGGCTCGTGACGACGCTCGTGTCGCTCGCCATCGGCTATCCAACGGCATACTACATCGCACACGTCGCACCTGCTCGTTACCAGAGCCTGCTGCTCGTGCTCGTCATCCTGCCGTTCTGGGCGTCGTACCTGGTTCGCGTGTACGCGATCCAGATCCTTCTGGCACGAAACAGTATCCTGATGAACGCACTCGGGGTCCTGCCGTTTTTCGAGGCGGGACAGTCGCTGATGAACACGCGGTTTGCGGTGCTGCTCGGGTTGACCTACATATGGATTCCGTTCATGATCCTGCCGGTCTACGCCAGCATCGAGCAGATCGATTTCACCCTCAAGGAAGCGGCTATGGACCTCGGTGCCGACCGTTTCGAGGCGTTTCGGCGCGTGATCTTCCCACTGTCGATGCCCGGCGTCGTCGCGGGGAGCATCCTCGTGTTCATCCCGACGACCGGCGCGTACGTCATCCCCGAACTGCTCGGTGGCACACAAAGTCAGATGATCGGGAACTTCATCGCCAACCAGTTCGGTTCCGCCGGAAACTGGCCGCTCGGATCCGCTGGATCGTTCATACTCATGGGGATCATGCTCGCCGCGATTGCGATCTACCAGCGGTACGGGGAGGGTGATCTGGCGTGA
- a CDS encoding Lrp/AsnC family transcriptional regulator: MELDEVDWKILKILQADGRTALSEIARRLDMGSATIHERANRLESEGYIREYRAVLDPQLLEIDQVAFVRISTEPGRFSEVAERLVEEPDVQEIHEITGDADLQLKVRVSERSELTDLLRRIGAYESVRETSTDVALRNVKEEQALNLSTDR; this comes from the coding sequence ATGGAACTCGACGAAGTGGACTGGAAGATCCTGAAGATCCTCCAGGCCGACGGACGAACGGCCCTGTCCGAGATCGCGCGCCGACTCGACATGGGGTCGGCGACGATCCACGAACGAGCGAATCGACTGGAGTCTGAGGGGTACATCCGGGAGTACCGGGCCGTACTCGATCCGCAACTGCTCGAGATCGACCAGGTGGCGTTCGTCCGCATCAGCACCGAACCGGGACGGTTCTCGGAGGTCGCCGAACGACTCGTCGAGGAACCGGACGTCCAGGAGATCCACGAAATCACCGGCGACGCCGACCTGCAGCTAAAGGTGCGAGTCAGCGAGCGCAGCGAGCTCACCGACCTGCTGCGGCGAATCGGCGCTTACGAGAGCGTCCGCGAGACGTCGACCGACGTTGCGCTCCGGAATGTCAAGGAGGAACAGGCGCTCAACCTCAGTACCGACCGATGA
- a CDS encoding dimethylarginine dimethylaminohydrolase family protein: MSTIWDLSPSVRSEVGCLERVLVHEPGAEFNTVVDPDAWNWDGLPRQKKVVEEHEALVDELESRGVTVHYLGDVPEQFAESLFVRDVAFAVEEGMCIGKMVEETRRGEERHVTERCVELGAPIYHSVHGPGSFEVGNVVWVAEGTIAIGRSQTTNAEGIRQVRTLLETYDIDVVEVPIFGSTNSTGQTHLALVFSMVTPELALVYPEAVPDEFLELLADRGIDVIPVPMREQRNRATSTIVVEPGSVLLPAGNQTVRSALRDRGIDVTELSIRETKKAGGGLKGLVLPLERASLE, encoded by the coding sequence ATGAGCACGATATGGGACCTCTCACCCTCGGTTCGCTCGGAAGTCGGTTGTCTGGAACGGGTACTCGTCCACGAGCCGGGCGCCGAGTTCAACACGGTCGTCGACCCCGATGCGTGGAACTGGGACGGCCTCCCGCGCCAGAAGAAAGTCGTCGAGGAACACGAAGCACTCGTCGACGAACTCGAGAGTCGCGGCGTTACGGTCCACTACCTCGGTGACGTCCCGGAGCAGTTCGCGGAGTCACTTTTCGTGCGCGACGTCGCTTTCGCCGTCGAAGAGGGGATGTGCATCGGCAAGATGGTCGAGGAGACGCGACGCGGCGAGGAGCGTCACGTCACCGAACGCTGCGTCGAACTCGGCGCGCCGATCTACCACTCGGTGCATGGCCCCGGAAGCTTCGAGGTCGGGAACGTCGTCTGGGTGGCCGAAGGGACTATCGCGATCGGCCGCTCCCAGACGACCAACGCCGAGGGGATCCGACAGGTCCGGACGCTGCTCGAGACCTACGACATCGACGTCGTCGAGGTGCCGATTTTCGGCAGTACCAACAGCACGGGCCAGACGCACCTGGCGCTCGTCTTTTCGATGGTCACGCCGGAGCTCGCTCTCGTATACCCGGAAGCAGTCCCGGACGAGTTCCTCGAGCTACTCGCCGACCGTGGCATCGACGTTATTCCGGTACCGATGCGCGAACAGCGAAATCGGGCGACGAGCACGATCGTCGTCGAACCGGGCTCGGTTCTGCTCCCGGCGGGTAACCAGACCGTCCGATCGGCGCTCCGTGATCGCGGAATCGACGTGACGGAGCTATCGATCAGGGAGACGAAGAAGGCTGGCGGTGGGTTGAAGGGCCTCGTGTTACCGCTCGAGCGCGCCTCGCTCGAATGA
- a CDS encoding aspartate aminotransferase family protein codes for MSLGDEEQEYDHAELLRQRTPESEQLHERAADVTPLGVESNVRAFDPYPFYIDEAEGSHVYDVDDNEYLDFLLALGPIILGHGHPDVREAAKAQVDTCDLTATPQPVAIEFMEKIVDLTPSIEMVRLANSGTEATMHALRVARSYTGKDKIAKPEGGYAGAHDYALQSVYASEEALGPADRPNTVSYGTGIPDVVSDTVVAFPFNDKEATEEILREHADDLAAVIIEPVMFSCGCLKPRDGYHEFLRELTEELDIVLIWDEVMTGFRLGLGSAQERFGITPDMTTFAKVAGGGYQTGGFGGKAEIMREIEPPEKKEDEKWHSSAFHGGTYNGHPVSAAAGLKTLEILEEENVYEHIERLGDRLFTGLQEVADDVGLPVNVQHVGSMGQVYMTDADIHYYRDSWKANDEQFADWWLEAAGRGVLFGNPMQGERFFTTYTHTDEQIDHALEVAEEAFRAVDHPYDD; via the coding sequence ATGAGTCTTGGTGACGAGGAGCAAGAGTACGATCACGCCGAACTGCTGCGTCAGCGAACACCCGAGAGCGAACAACTACACGAGCGTGCGGCAGACGTGACGCCGCTGGGAGTCGAATCGAACGTCCGTGCGTTCGATCCGTACCCCTTCTACATCGACGAAGCGGAGGGGTCGCACGTATACGACGTCGACGACAACGAGTACCTCGACTTCCTGCTGGCACTCGGGCCGATCATCCTCGGACACGGCCACCCCGACGTTCGCGAGGCGGCGAAAGCGCAAGTCGACACGTGCGACCTCACGGCGACGCCCCAGCCGGTCGCCATCGAGTTCATGGAGAAGATCGTCGACCTGACGCCGAGCATCGAGATGGTTCGCCTCGCCAACAGCGGAACCGAGGCGACGATGCACGCGCTCCGGGTCGCCCGCTCGTACACAGGCAAGGACAAGATCGCCAAGCCCGAAGGCGGGTACGCGGGCGCACACGACTACGCCCTCCAGAGCGTCTACGCCAGCGAGGAGGCCCTCGGTCCCGCCGACCGACCGAACACGGTCTCGTACGGAACCGGAATCCCCGACGTCGTCAGCGACACCGTCGTCGCGTTCCCGTTCAACGACAAGGAGGCCACGGAAGAGATCCTGCGCGAGCACGCCGACGACCTCGCCGCGGTCATCATCGAGCCCGTAATGTTCTCGTGTGGCTGTCTCAAACCGCGCGACGGCTACCACGAGTTCCTCCGCGAACTGACCGAAGAACTCGACATCGTCCTCATCTGGGACGAGGTAATGACCGGCTTCCGACTGGGACTTGGAAGCGCCCAGGAACGGTTCGGCATCACGCCCGACATGACCACGTTCGCGAAGGTCGCCGGCGGCGGCTACCAGACCGGCGGCTTCGGTGGCAAAGCAGAGATCATGCGCGAGATCGAACCGCCAGAGAAAAAGGAAGACGAGAAGTGGCACTCTTCTGCGTTCCACGGCGGCACCTACAACGGCCACCCCGTCTCGGCCGCAGCGGGACTGAAGACGCTCGAGATACTCGAGGAGGAAAACGTCTACGAGCACATCGAACGTCTCGGCGATCGGCTCTTCACCGGCTTACAGGAGGTCGCCGACGACGTCGGCCTCCCGGTGAACGTCCAGCACGTCGGATCGATGGGTCAGGTGTACATGACCGATGCAGACATCCACTACTACCGCGACAGCTGGAAGGCAAACGACGAACAGTTCGCCGACTGGTGGCTCGAGGCCGCCGGCCGCGGCGTACTGTTCGGCAACCCGATGCAGGGCGAGCGGTTCTTCACGACGTACACGCACACCGACGAGCAGATCGATCACGCACTCGAAGTCGCCGAAGAGGCGTTCCGCGCGGTCGACCACCCGTACGACGACTGA
- a CDS encoding NAD(P)/FAD-dependent oxidoreductase, translated as MSDGDQCDVAIVGGGVIGCAAARALTPAYDVTLFERDALASGATARAAGEITMTPSYTDVPSIAEHAMAFFREYDGTTSFEFTELDSLELVPPSVKETARRRVDRLSSEGFDVSFLEPDDVERQYPRFDLESYAGAVRHVDTGFLDPYTLATSLAADAEADGARLQTRTPVDDLVVEDGQVVGVETATGTVYADHVVVAAGWHTPTLLGDHLELPVRPYRTQVVVLEPDEPMAESFPMGWIPGEHIYFRPESNGDLLVGGWSFAEDDPVGASTDADGEFVEHVADLVPSFLRTFDEAGLSGDWAGIDAATPDTKPIVDAPANAPDGLVVATGFHGRGVMTAPVAAALVRALITGEDAPFPTRPFELDRFDDRSRDFEFVSISDGSDSH; from the coding sequence GTGAGCGACGGCGACCAGTGCGACGTCGCGATTGTGGGCGGTGGCGTCATCGGCTGTGCGGCCGCTCGAGCGCTCACGCCCGCCTACGACGTAACGCTGTTCGAGCGAGACGCGCTCGCCAGCGGTGCGACCGCCCGCGCCGCGGGGGAGATCACGATGACGCCGTCGTACACCGACGTTCCCAGTATCGCCGAGCACGCGATGGCCTTCTTCCGGGAGTACGACGGCACCACCAGCTTCGAATTCACCGAACTCGACAGCCTCGAGCTCGTTCCGCCGTCCGTCAAGGAGACGGCCCGGCGACGCGTCGACCGCCTCTCCTCGGAGGGGTTCGACGTGTCGTTTCTCGAACCCGACGACGTCGAACGCCAGTACCCCCGGTTCGACCTCGAGTCGTACGCCGGGGCGGTCCGCCACGTCGACACAGGCTTTCTCGATCCGTACACGCTGGCGACGTCCCTCGCAGCGGACGCCGAGGCGGACGGCGCGCGACTGCAAACGAGAACGCCGGTCGACGACCTCGTCGTCGAAGACGGGCAGGTCGTGGGCGTCGAAACCGCGACCGGGACCGTCTACGCTGACCACGTCGTGGTGGCCGCGGGCTGGCACACGCCGACGCTCCTCGGTGACCATCTCGAGCTTCCGGTCCGGCCGTATCGAACGCAGGTCGTCGTCCTCGAGCCCGACGAACCGATGGCGGAGTCGTTCCCCATGGGGTGGATTCCCGGCGAACACATCTACTTCCGACCGGAGTCGAACGGCGACCTGCTGGTCGGCGGCTGGTCGTTCGCCGAGGACGACCCCGTGGGAGCGAGTACGGACGCCGACGGTGAGTTCGTCGAACACGTCGCCGACCTCGTTCCGTCGTTCCTGCGAACGTTCGACGAGGCTGGCCTCAGCGGGGACTGGGCGGGGATCGACGCCGCGACGCCCGATACGAAACCAATCGTCGACGCGCCGGCCAACGCCCCCGACGGACTCGTCGTCGCGACGGGGTTCCATGGCCGTGGCGTGATGACCGCGCCCGTCGCCGCGGCGCTCGTGCGCGCGCTGATAACCGGCGAAGACGCGCCGTTCCCGACCAGGCCGTTCGAACTCGATCGATTCGACGACCGCTCGCGCGACTTCGAGTTCGTCAGCATCAGCGACGGGTCGGATTCCCATTGA
- a CDS encoding TMEM165/GDT1 family protein — protein sequence MTGFAEIVVIAAVAQLAVLPGEKVQFIIAGLSTRYRPLLVVGAAGAAFAGWTALEILFGQAIQQALPGVALDAITAGLFLLFAVLLVRSAPGAEGATGAETDGGVVGTRAAGIDAEFELLGRTIRGPVGQFLTIFTMMAAGEFGDKTQLVTIGLAVEYGATPAIWLGEMLAIIPVSVANAYFFHRFSHRFNVRKAHYLGAILFAFFGLDTVLAMSIGFSAWEQVVGSLSELIVASL from the coding sequence ATGACCGGGTTCGCAGAGATCGTCGTCATCGCGGCGGTCGCACAGCTCGCCGTTCTCCCGGGTGAGAAAGTCCAGTTCATCATCGCGGGGCTCTCGACGCGATACCGGCCACTGCTGGTCGTCGGAGCAGCCGGGGCTGCCTTCGCAGGCTGGACGGCTCTGGAGATCCTGTTTGGACAGGCGATTCAGCAGGCGCTCCCGGGAGTCGCTCTCGACGCGATTACTGCTGGGTTGTTCTTGCTCTTTGCAGTGTTGCTCGTCCGCTCTGCGCCCGGCGCTGAGGGGGCGACCGGAGCGGAGACGGACGGCGGTGTCGTCGGCACGAGAGCGGCGGGAATCGACGCGGAATTCGAACTCCTTGGACGTACTATTCGCGGCCCGGTCGGGCAGTTTCTCACGATCTTCACCATGATGGCTGCCGGCGAGTTCGGCGACAAGACTCAGCTCGTTACCATCGGGCTCGCAGTCGAATACGGTGCGACACCGGCGATCTGGCTGGGCGAGATGCTCGCGATCATCCCCGTGAGCGTGGCGAACGCCTACTTTTTCCACCGGTTCTCCCACCGCTTCAACGTGCGGAAGGCCCACTACCTCGGGGCAATCCTGTTTGCCTTCTTCGGGCTGGATACGGTGCTGGCGATGTCCATCGGGTTCTCGGCGTGGGAGCAGGTGGTCGGGTCGCTCTCCGAACTGATCGTCGCGTCGCTCTGA